The genomic stretch AGAGATTTATTAAAAGATTTTGGTAAAGAACAACAAATATGTATGCTTATGCCTATATTAGTTGGGTTAGATGGAACTGAAAAAATGAGTAAATCATTAGGTAATTATATAGGGGTAAAAGATAGTCCTAATGATATGTTTGGTAAGATAATGTCAATATCAGATGATTTAATGTATACATATTATGAACAAATTACACAAATTTCTATTGATGAAATAAAAGAAATTAAAGAAAAAATGCATCCTATGGAAGCAAAAAAGAAACTGGCTATGGAATTAGTTAATACATACTATGGAAAAGATGCAAGTATTGAAGCAAGAGCATATTTTGAAAATATTTTTTCAAAGAAAAATTTAGATATAGAATTGCCAGAATTTGAAGTTGATTTTAATGAAATCAATGTTATTGATCTTTTAGTAAAAGAACTTAATATATTTAATTCTACAAGTGAGGCTAGAAGATTAATCTCACAAGGTGGATTTAAAGTTAATGATGAGAGTATAAAAGACGTTAAACATGTTTTAAAAATAGAAGATAACATGATAATAAAAGCAGGAAAGAAAAATATTTTTAGATTAAATAAGAAAGGATAAATTATATGGAAAAAATATATGACGTAATAGTAGTTGGTGGAGGGCCTTCAGCAATAGCAAGTGCTATATATACAGTTAGAAAAGGTCTTAAGGTTGCAGTAATTGCTGATAGTATAGGTGGACAAGTAATAACTACTAATGAGATAGAAAATATTATAGGTATACCTAAAACAACAGGTTATGAGTTTACAACTAATCTTGAAAAACATTTAACAGAATATGAAGTAGACGTTTTCAAAGGACATTTAGTTAATCAAATTAAATTAGAAAATGAATATAAGTTAGTTATTACAGATAATGAAACATACAAGACAAAATCAGTAATATTAGCAACTGGTGCTAAACATAGAAAATTAAATGTAAAAGGGGAAGATGATTTTGCTTCAAAAGGAGTACATTATTGTGCAACTTGTGATGGACCATTTTATAGAAATTTAGACGTTGTAGTAGTTGGTGGTGGAAATTCTGGTGTAGAAGCAGCACTTGATTTATCTAATATAGCTAAAAGTGTTACTTTAATTGAGTATTTAGATACTTTAAAAGCAGATAGTTTACTACAAGATAAATTAAAAGAAAATGAAAAAATAAATGTTATACTAGGTGCAAAATTAGAGGAAATCAAAGGAACACAATTTGTTACAAATCTAGACTATATTGACAGAAAAACAAATGAATTAAAGAATATAAAAACAGATGGAATTTTTGTAGAAATAGGATTGTTACCTAGCACAGATAATTTTAAAGATTTAGTTGAATTAAATAATAGAAATGAAATAAAAATAGATGCATTAAATAAAACAAATGTAGATGGAATATTTGCAGCAGGGGATTGTACAGACGTAGCATATAAGCAAATAATAATAGCATTAGGAGATGGAGCAAAGGCGGCTCTTAGTGCATTTGATTATCTTTTAAAGTTAGAAAAATAAATAGGAGGAACAATAAATATGGGAAGACACGGAACCATTGCTGGTCGTAAAGAATCGCAAGATAAAAAAAGAGCAGCAGCATTTACCAAATATGTAAGATTAATAACAGTAGCAGCAAGAGAAGGAGCAGACCCTGAGTATAATGTTTCTTTAAAACATGCAATAGAAAAAGCAAAAAGTATAAATATGCCTAATGATAATATACAAAGAGCAATCAAAAAAGGATCAGGAGATGGAAGTGCTGATGCTTTTGAAACTTTAAATTATGAAGGTTATGGTCCTGGGGGAGTTGCTATTATAGTTGAAACTTTAACTGATAATAGAAATAGAACAGCTTCAAATGTTAAAAGTCTTTTTGATAGATCAGGTGGTAATTTAGGAGTTACGGGTTGTGTTTCATATATGTTTGAGAGAAAAGGTGTAATTGAAATTGAAAAAAAAGATGGAATGTTAGAAGATGAAATAATGGAAACGGCATTAGAAGCAGGTATGGATGATATGATAACATATGATGATAGTTTCTATATAACAACTCCACTTGAAAATTATGATACAGTTAAAGACGCACTAACTAATGCAGGTTATGAACTATTAGAAGCAGATTTAGAATATGTTCCTTCTATAGAAGTAGAAACTTTATCAGATGGAGATAAAGATAAATTGCAAAAATTAGTTGATAAATTAGAAGAAGACGATGATGTGCAAAAAGTGCATCATAATTTTACTGGTTTTTAATGACAAGAGGTGCTAATAATGGAAAGTGAATTTTTAGATGATGATTTATTTTTACTTGATTTGGAAATATCTAACAAACAAGAATTGTTTGAGTTAGTTGCAAAACATGCAAAAAAATTAAATTTAATAGAAGATGAAGAAGGTTTAATACAAGATCTTTTTGAAAAAGAAAAATATACGGCTACATATCTAGGAAATGAGTGCAGTATACCACATGTAAGAAGTTCAAAAATAAATAAAAATACTATACTGTTTTTTAGATTAAGTAATGGAATTGAATGGTCAGATAAAGATACGGCAAAATATATATTTGTTATACTTGCTAAAAAAGAAGATAGAAATTTACATATAGACCAATTAAAAAGTGTTTCTAAGAAAATTTTAGATAAGAAAAAATTTGAAATTTTTAAAAATTCACAAGATAAAAAAGAAATTTTAAGTATATTAAAAAGCTAGAATAATAAAATATTCTAGCTTTACTTTTTTGAAACAGAGTTTATCAAGCTAGACTACTCTGCTTCTGAGAATAATATTCTAGACAATCTGTCACTCAAATTATCTTTATTACTCATTAATATTTTTCTAACTTGGTCAGAATTTTTACCTTTTAAAGTTTTCATAGCTTTTGTACAAACTCTTATTTTAACTTCTTTACCGTTAATCTCTAATTTCATAACTTGTAAATTAGGTCTCCAAATTCTTTTAGTAGCTCTGTGAGAGTGGCTTACTAAATTACCGTGTCCTGTTTTTTTCCCAAAAACTTCACATACTTGCATCTTTTGCACCTCCATAATTCAATACTTAGATTTTTATTATATCATATTGAAATATATTATTCAAGGGCGTTTTTGCTTTTATTTAAAGATAAATTTTGTTTTAATTCATATAGGTATTTATATACAAAAAATAAAAAAATTTCAAAAAAAAAAAATATGTGTTATAATAAACTATAAACATATAAAATATAGGAAGAAGGATATAAAATGAAAAAAATATTTGTAGTAATATTAATTGCCTTGGGATTAGGTTCATATTTATTTATAAAACAATATAAAAATAAAGAAGTAAAATCTACAACTGATATTACAAAAACAGAAGAGGTTGAAAATAATACAGAGAATAACACAGAAAATAAAATAGAAAATGAAAAAGATACTGAAATTAAAACATTAATATCTAATACTAATGTTGAAAAAAATATAAATAGTAAAGATTTTGAAAATAAGGTAAACATAATAAAGAAAAATTTAGGAATAACGGCTAATGAAAAAACAGTTAAAATAATGTTAGAAATAGATGAAATGCTTAACTTAACTGATGCTGAGTCAAATGAATTCTTTGATAAATTAAGTTTAAGATTATCTAAAATAGTTAAATCAGGTTATGCAAATGTTGAAAAGTTAAACGAGATAGTAGATTTAACAAAGGTAATATTGGTTAAAGAAAAAGAGTATAAAGTTAAAGATGAAAAATTAACATTAGATGATCTTGAAAGAGCTAAAAATTCTGCATTTAATATATTAGGTCTAAATCAAGATGCATTAGATAAAAAAGAAATAATAAAGAAAAATTTAGATATAAAAATTGATAAAAATACTGTTGAAATTATGGTAGAAATAGATAAAATAGCTAATTTAACTGATTATGAATCAAAGGCATTATTTAATAAAGTAGGAGCTGAAACTGCTAAACTAGTTAAAGATGGTAAAGCAAAACCTACTGATTTGAAAAAGATATTAGAATTAATTAAACTTGTATTATCTAATCAAAAAAATGGAACAGGAGAAAATGGAAGATTAACAGCCAATGATGCTAATAAAGCATTAATGGACGTAATAAAGACATTTAAAAAATAAAATAAAATTATAGGTAGATTATTATCTGCCTTTTTAACTGAATATAGGGGTGCATATGAAAAAAATAATATTTACATTTTTAACAGTAATATTTTTTATATCTTGTGGCTATACTGTACCTAAAAAATATATGTCATTTCATTTTGACACTAAGGTAAGTGGAATTAAACTTTTAAGAGAAGATAAAAAAAATAGCGAAAGAGTAATTATAG from Oceanivirga salmonicida encodes the following:
- a CDS encoding FAD-dependent oxidoreductase; translation: MEKIYDVIVVGGGPSAIASAIYTVRKGLKVAVIADSIGGQVITTNEIENIIGIPKTTGYEFTTNLEKHLTEYEVDVFKGHLVNQIKLENEYKLVITDNETYKTKSVILATGAKHRKLNVKGEDDFASKGVHYCATCDGPFYRNLDVVVVGGGNSGVEAALDLSNIAKSVTLIEYLDTLKADSLLQDKLKENEKINVILGAKLEEIKGTQFVTNLDYIDRKTNELKNIKTDGIFVEIGLLPSTDNFKDLVELNNRNEIKIDALNKTNVDGIFAAGDCTDVAYKQIIIALGDGAKAALSAFDYLLKLEK
- a CDS encoding YebC/PmpR family DNA-binding transcriptional regulator, whose translation is MGRHGTIAGRKESQDKKRAAAFTKYVRLITVAAREGADPEYNVSLKHAIEKAKSINMPNDNIQRAIKKGSGDGSADAFETLNYEGYGPGGVAIIVETLTDNRNRTASNVKSLFDRSGGNLGVTGCVSYMFERKGVIEIEKKDGMLEDEIMETALEAGMDDMITYDDSFYITTPLENYDTVKDALTNAGYELLEADLEYVPSIEVETLSDGDKDKLQKLVDKLEEDDDVQKVHHNFTGF
- a CDS encoding PTS sugar transporter subunit IIA, producing MESEFLDDDLFLLDLEISNKQELFELVAKHAKKLNLIEDEEGLIQDLFEKEKYTATYLGNECSIPHVRSSKINKNTILFFRLSNGIEWSDKDTAKYIFVILAKKEDRNLHIDQLKSVSKKILDKKKFEIFKNSQDKKEILSILKS
- the rpmB gene encoding 50S ribosomal protein L28 — encoded protein: MQVCEVFGKKTGHGNLVSHSHRATKRIWRPNLQVMKLEINGKEVKIRVCTKAMKTLKGKNSDQVRKILMSNKDNLSDRLSRILFSEAE